A window from Littorina saxatilis isolate snail1 linkage group LG9, US_GU_Lsax_2.0, whole genome shotgun sequence encodes these proteins:
- the LOC138976973 gene encoding E3 ubiquitin-protein ligase TRIM33-like, which yields MATAAPPVPEPDDMDCSVCHEQYVQPKLLPCGHLLCHHCLLSWLQSQDQALCPLCRCAIMDPEERGQKSWQDVADGFPTDLAMADLVGAHRLLKQSHSCCMCEEGSATCLCLTCGDLFCESCRKMHVKQKVARNHTVEDLTCLTADKVAGSQHAACAVHADKTTELFCPTHGESICHLCATSRHRSCPEVKDMEEKVKDARAVLAKLAVTLTEGEARLDKAIQQLDDHLAETEKQTKKAVAEIEAVCARLEKSVQDCRHRLNELSHSACSDVKEAVTETKTCLLQRRGKLTTHKHVVQRVQEAKNRDTVTTMTPVMQTRVGNLDCSVILPSGAKVVSKMTVVIDAEAVTRIEKELSGLGQAKVMSADSDFGLVPVLSFHDNHGKNIVLSNNKQTAERRGSDWDGGIVVASQPMMTNMLYEVILDKRDGGSGYAMRTGATTTPPEALTLPSDAYRWPSAVVIYHNAVDVNGGHMVTQPA from the exons ATGGCGACCGCTGCCCCACCAGTGCCAGAACCCGATGACATGGACTGCAGCGTGTGTCACGAGCAGTACGTGCAGCCCAAGCTGCTGCCCTGCGGACACCTGCTGTGTCACCACTGTCTGCTGTCCTGGCTGCAGTCTCAAGACCAGGCGCTGTGTCCGCTATGCCGCTGCGCCATCATGGACCCCGAAGAGCGAGGCCAGAAGAGCTGGCAGGACGTCGCGGACGGTTTTCCCACAGACCTGGCCATGGCGGACCTGGTGGGGGCTCACCGTCTGCTCAAACAGTCGCACAGCTGCTGTATGTGTGAGGAGGGTTCAGCcacgtgtctgtgtctgacgtGCGGGGACCTGTTCTGCGAGTCGTGCCGGAAGATGCACGTGAAGCAAAAGGTGGCCAGGAACCACACGGTGGAGGACCTGACCTGCCTGACGGCGGACAAAGTGGCGGGAAGCCAGCACGCAGCCTGCGCCGTCCACGCGGACAAGACCACGGAGCTGTTCTGCCCGACACACGGCGAGAGCATCTGCCACCTGTGCGCCACGTCCCGCCACCGCAGCTGCCCGGAGGTCAAGGACATGGAGGAGAAGGTCAAGGACGCGCGTGCCGTGCTGGCGAAGCTGGCGGTCACGCTGACCGAAGGGGAAGCCAGGCTGGACAAAGCCATCCAACAACTGGACGACCACCTGGCGGAGACGGAGAAGCAGACCAAGAAGGCCGTTGCCGAAATCGAAGCCGTGTGTGCGCGCCTGGAGAAGTCGGTCCAGGACTGTCGTCATCGCCTCAACGAGCTGTCACACAGTGCGTGCTCTGACGTCAAGGAGGCGGTGACAGAGACTAAGACGTGTCTGCTACAGCGACGCGGGAAGCTGacgacacacaaacacgtggtACAGCGCGTGCAGGAGGCCAAGAATCGCGACACTGTCACCACCATGACGCCCGTGATGCAGACACGTGTTGGAAACCTCGACTGCAGCGTCATCTTGCCCTCAGGCGCCAAGGTCGTATCCAAGATGACCGTCGTGATTGACGCAGAGGCCGTGACCCGTATTGAGAAAGAACTGTCGGGACTAGGTCAGGCCAAAGTCATGTCTGCTGATTCGGATTTTGGACTT GTGCCAGTTTTGTCTTTCCATGACAACCACGGTAAGAACATCGTGCTGAGCAACAACAAGCAGACGGCAGAGAGAAGAGGGTCAGACTGGGATGGTGGTATCGTTGTGGCCTCTCAGCCTATGATGACGAACATGTTGTACGAG GTCATCTTGGACAAAAGAGACGGTGGAAGTGGTTATGCGATGAGGACTGGAGCAACAACCACTCCTCCAGAAGCTCTGACACTGCCATCTGACGCTTATAGATGGCCATCTGCTGTGGTCATTTATCACAATGCTGTGGACGTGAATGGCGGACATATG GTTACCCAGCCAGCATGA